The Halomonas binhaiensis nucleotide sequence CGGTGGCGACCATCGGCAATTTCGATGGGGTGCATCTTGGCCACAGAGCTGTTCTCGATCAGTGCCGCGATCAAGCTGCCCAGCTTGGTTTGCCGGTGAGCGTTGTGGTATTCGAACCCCAGCCTCGGGAGTATTTCGCTGGTGATCAAGCTCCACCACGCCTGACGCGCTTGCGTGACAAGGTTTCCCTGCTTGGTGAGTGCGGCATAGACCGAGTGCTGGTACTGCCTTTCAACGAGCACCTGCGCTGCCTGACGGCCATGGAATTCATCGATCAGGTGCTGGTCGAAGGACTGGGTGTACGCCACCTGGTGGTGGGTGATGATTTCCGATTTGGCTGTGATCGATCCGGTGATTTCCACTTGCTGTCTGTTGCCGGGGAGCACCATGGCTTTGCGGTGGAGCATACTCGCACCTTCTGTATTGATGACGAGCGTGTGTCGAGTACTCGGGTGCGCACCACTCTGGCCTGTGGCAACTTTACCGCCGCCGCGAGGCTGATGGGCCGCCCATACGCCTACCGCGGCCGGGTAGTGCGAGATCAGCAGCGAGGCCGCACGATCGGTGTGCCAACCGCCAATCTGCTGTTATCGCGAGGTGCACTGGTGCTGCGCGGTGTATATGCGGTGATGGTGCAGATCGAAGGTGAGGCAGAATTTTATCCGGCAGTGGCCAACGTCGGTTGGCGCCCCACAGTAGGCAGCTCGCGCCCGGTGCTGGAAGCGCACCTACTGGATTATGACGGAGATCTCTATGACCGCCACTTGACGGTGGTGCCCTGTATCAAGCTACGCAATGAGATGAGTTTCGATAGCTTCGAGTCTCTCAAGACACAGATTCAGGACGACATTCGTCAAGCTCGAGAGTATTTCGAGCAACACGTTCAGGGCGGTTTCCTCCGTGACGAGGCACAGGGCCTCTTTCCTCTGGCATCGGCGCCTTGTGCGCGCGAAGCCGTGACACATGATTCCTCGGCGGGACACCCCGCTGACCACGACGACGGCTGACCCCAGGATTATGAGCGACTATAAGCACACTCTGAATCTGCCAGAAACTGACTTCCCCATGCGCGGCAATCTGCCCAAGCGCGAGCCGAGCAGGGTTGAGCAGTGGCAGGAGCTGGATCTTTACCAGCGTCTGCGCGAGGCGCGCCAGGGCCGCGATATTTTCGTGCTCCACGATGGCCCTCCCTATGCCAACGGCAGCATTCATATTGGTCACGCCGTCAACAAGATCCTCAAGGACATCATCGTCAAGTCGAAGAACCTGGCAGGGTTCGATGCACCTTATGTTCCAGGCTGGGATTGTCATGGCCTGCCTATCGAGCATAAGGTCGAGACCACTTACGGCAAGGACATGCCGGCGGAGAAAGCCCGGGAATTGTGTCGGGAATATGCGACTGAGCAGGTTCAGGGGCAGCTCAAGGATTTCGTGCGCCTGGGCGTGATCGGCGACTGGGATAATCCCTATCGCTCCATGGACTATAGCAACGAAGCCGGCGAGATCCGGGCATTGGCCGACATGGTCGAAGGCGGTTATGTATTCAAGGGCCTGAAGCCGGTCAACTGGTGCTTCGATTGTGGCTCGGCGCTGGCTGAAGCCGAGGTCGAGTATGCGGACAAGAAGTCCGATGCCATCGATGTGGCCTTTGTCTGCGCCGAGGACGACAAGCTGGCGGCTGCCTTTGGCCTGGCATCATTGCCCAAGCCTGCTGCGGTGGTCATCTGGACGACCACGCCATGGACCATTCCTGCCAACCAGGCACTGAATGTTCATCCTGAATTCACCTATGCGCTGGTCGATGTTGGTGACCGCCTGCTGCTGCTGGCCGAGGAACTGGTCGAGAGCTGCCTGGAGCGTTACGGTCTCGAAGGTGAGGTGATTGCCACCGCGCGCGGTGACAAGCTGGAGCTGATCACTTTCCGGCATCCGCTTTATGATCGGGTGGCTCCGGTCTACCTGGCGGAATATGTCGAGAGCGAAGTCGGCAGCACGGGTATTGTCCACTCCGCTCCGGTTCATGGTGTCGACGACTTTGAGTCCTGTCGTCGCTATGGCATGGATTTCAGCGACTTCATCAGCGTGGTACAGGGCGATGGCGTCTATGTCGATGATCTGCCGCTATTCGGTGGTGAACTGATCTGGAAGGCCAATCCCAATATCGTGAAAGCGCTGGATGAAGCTGGCGCCCTGATGGCCCACAAGACGATCACCCACAGTTACATGCACTGCTGGCGCCATAAGACGCCGGTGATCTATCGTGCTACCGCGCAATGGTTTGTGGGCATGGACATTGCGGGCAAGGATGGTCGTACCCTGCGCGAGAGTGCTCTGGAAGGTATCGAGGCAACCCAGTTCATTCCGGCTTGGGGCAAGGCGCGTCTGCATAGCATGATTGCCAACCGCCCTGACTGGTGTATCTCACGCCAGCGTAACTGGGGGGTTCCCATCCCGTTCTTCCTGCACAAGCAGAGCGGGGAACTGCATCCAAAAACTGTGGCGTTGATGGAAGACGTTGCCAAGCGTGTGGACTCGGAAGGCATTGATGCCTGGTTCCGCCTGGACGCCAAGGAACTGCTGGGTGATGAGGCCGGTCAGTATGAAAAGGTGACGGATACCCTGGACGTGTGGTTCGACTCCGGAACCACGCACCGTCACGTGCTGCGTGGTTCTCATCCTCATGGGCATCAGAGCGGCCCGCGTGCAGACCTGTACCTGGAGGGCTCTGACCAGCATCGCGGGTGGTTCCATTCTTCCTTGCTGAC carries:
- the ribF gene encoding bifunctional riboflavin kinase/FAD synthetase produces the protein MEVIRGLHNLREKRWGTVATIGNFDGVHLGHRAVLDQCRDQAAQLGLPVSVVVFEPQPREYFAGDQAPPRLTRLRDKVSLLGECGIDRVLVLPFNEHLRCLTAMEFIDQVLVEGLGVRHLVVGDDFRFGCDRSGDFHLLSVAGEHHGFAVEHTRTFCIDDERVSSTRVRTTLACGNFTAAARLMGRPYAYRGRVVRDQQRGRTIGVPTANLLLSRGALVLRGVYAVMVQIEGEAEFYPAVANVGWRPTVGSSRPVLEAHLLDYDGDLYDRHLTVVPCIKLRNEMSFDSFESLKTQIQDDIRQAREYFEQHVQGGFLRDEAQGLFPLASAPCAREAVTHDSSAGHPADHDDG
- the ileS gene encoding isoleucine--tRNA ligase, which produces MSDYKHTLNLPETDFPMRGNLPKREPSRVEQWQELDLYQRLREARQGRDIFVLHDGPPYANGSIHIGHAVNKILKDIIVKSKNLAGFDAPYVPGWDCHGLPIEHKVETTYGKDMPAEKARELCREYATEQVQGQLKDFVRLGVIGDWDNPYRSMDYSNEAGEIRALADMVEGGYVFKGLKPVNWCFDCGSALAEAEVEYADKKSDAIDVAFVCAEDDKLAAAFGLASLPKPAAVVIWTTTPWTIPANQALNVHPEFTYALVDVGDRLLLLAEELVESCLERYGLEGEVIATARGDKLELITFRHPLYDRVAPVYLAEYVESEVGSTGIVHSAPVHGVDDFESCRRYGMDFSDFISVVQGDGVYVDDLPLFGGELIWKANPNIVKALDEAGALMAHKTITHSYMHCWRHKTPVIYRATAQWFVGMDIAGKDGRTLRESALEGIEATQFIPAWGKARLHSMIANRPDWCISRQRNWGVPIPFFLHKQSGELHPKTVALMEDVAKRVDSEGIDAWFRLDAKELLGDEAGQYEKVTDTLDVWFDSGTTHRHVLRGSHPHGHQSGPRADLYLEGSDQHRGWFHSSLLTGCAIDGHPPYRGLLTHGFTVDAQGRKMSKSMGNVVAPQEVMDKLGADILRLWVASTDYSGEMAVSDEILKRTADVYRRIRNTARFLLANLNGFEPGRDAVAFDDMLALDQWVVDRAAQLQERIHKAYEEYRFLDVYQQVHGFCARELGGFYLDVIKDRQYTTQVDSVARRSCQTALYHVVQALVRWVAPILSFTAEEIFENIPGEKGLDDGHSVLLETYYDGLSTLSPEASMGREFWEQLLTVKQSVNKCLEDARNAKVIKGSLAAEVTLYVNDELQELLARLGDELRFVMLTSEVTLAPLANAGTAEATDLEGLKVAVAASTNSKCERCWHHRPEVGTIEAHSDLCSRCVSNLPEGPGESRHYA